acctctgcagtgccacgggCCACTCCCTTTACaagtggacagtgaaggaagggcacggagtgcaaaagaacgcacccgatcgccatttaaatgaatgacaagtgtcacagacacagctagtgtccgctcctaatgtccctgccagattttgaatggacactaggagcagacactacctgtcggacactgacggtagtgtgaacgcccccatagtCATCAACATTAATAGAGAGAAACACGTGAAACagttccctctgtttgtaatgactcagtaTAATATATGGGTGGAACTtgttcaattgaattactaaaaaaaaaacaaaaaactttttgaggatATTTAttatctaatttattgagatgcatttGTATCTCTTTAAAATCCATGTCTGTCTGTTTTATTCCAGATATCATACCCATAAGATAGTTTTACCTAATATCACAGGAACTCACGCCAGTGTTATTACTCCTGATGCCGCTATAACTACTCTGGGATAGTTACCTCAGTATTATTACCCCTGATAGTACATATATACTCTGGGATAGTTACCTCAGTATTATTACCCCTGATAGTACATATATACTCTGGGATAGTTACCTCAGTATTATTACCCCTGATAGTACATATATACTCTGGGATAGTTTTTCCAGTATTATCACTCTTTACAGTATATAGTTACTCCGGTATTATTACTCCTGATAGTACATTTATAACCTGTGATAGTTTATTACAATATTACATTATTCCCTACAGCTATATTGTATCCattatatacattaaatattctaAAGTAGTCACCTGAGGACCAAGTCGAGAGATGGTGACAGTCTGGTCTGTAATGTGTGACATAAAGGCATTTCATGCGGCAACTTTCTGCCTTTACGAAacaaaagaaatcaagaaaaataattgtggtcgCCGGTAACAGagagatttttagaacaagcacagggaataaattatggaatcactgaATTCTGAGGATTTCATCATCCCCAAACATCCTTTCCATAGATGGGATAAGAAAAGTGTCCAAAATTTCAATGTAAACCTCTGCATTTATTGAAGATTTAATGACCGCCATCTCCCCAGGGCCTTTACCTGACATGCAGCCCCATATCATCAATGACTGTGGATATGTGAATGTTTTCTTCAGACAGTCGTCTGCATAATTCTCATTGGAAGAGCACCGAACAAAAGTTCCTGCATCATCACCTTGCCCAATGCAGATTCCAGATTCATCACTGAATATGACTTTCATCCAGTCACCCACAGTCCACCATTGCCTTTCCTTAGCCCATTGTAgccttgtttttttctgtttaggtgttagtgagggctttcttttagcttttctgtatgtaaaccccatCTTTGAAGAGTCTTGTTTATCACTCAttaagtcaatgcctcagagactgcaagcagttagaaaagccagaggtggtgcaacaaagtcctagtgatgtgttggagtgttattttgtttttcattttttcctcagaattgagtgattccataatttattttcGGTGCTTGTTCTAAAAAATCTCTCTGTTACCGGCGACCACagttatttttcttgatttcttttagtgttttataaagccagaaagttgccttTAGTTTTTTCTACACAATTAAACAACtaaaggaacatcctcagggactggtgattccatcatttttgccaggggttgtaagTTACAGAAGATTTCTTGTAGATGTGAATGTTTAATACAACAAAGTGTAATCacagaaatatttgatatttaggGCTAATGACTTTGCACCCTTGGgaacagattagagatgagcgagtactatttgaaatggccgtttcaaacagcacgcacccataggaatgaacggaagtggccggcacacagactttgcaggtagccggccgtttaaccccctgcgtgccggctacgtccattcatccctatgggtgcgtgctattccaaactggagtttcgaatagtactcgctcatctctcgaATAGATCTCACCACCATGGGCAGCAAACATCGGAATGGTTTGTGTTTTGGGTAATCACCGGTAATGGGAATGCCAGTTCCGCCTCAGGGTACTGAGAGCTGTGGTGGTAATATCGCGGCCATATCGTTTTCCTAATTTTGCATTCATATGCATGTGACTGGGATAAATTGGTTTTTGGTGTCTGGTGGAGCTCGGTGTCCCAGATTCTCACTAAGGGCGTCATCTGAATGACATAATCTAAAAACCTATGTTTGGAAGGCACCATAAGGAGTAACTGCCCAGTATATGGCCAGCACCACGACAATGCAGCGTGTTAAAGTGCATCATTAGGGTGTGGGGCTGGCGCCATGTGAGACCATGTCTTGTCCCGCAGTACAGAGGGGCAGGGGGCTACATGTTAGGTCTGGCCTTTAGGCACCATGACTAGAGAGGATGCTTGTTAGGGTTAGCACTAGGGAGGTGCTGAGTGAGCGCTGGAGCATCTTTACAGCTGCTACAAGACAGCGAGATGGAGTGAAAGTGGGAGGGAGGCAGAAAGAGGGGGAAAGGAGCGAAagtgggagggggagagagagacacagacacAGTATCCTCACAACCAGACACACGCTGCTTGCTTTGTGTCGGGGGGTGGGTGGGTAAAGGACCCCTCTAGGGTTGACCTGTGAGGTTTAGTGTCCTGTGTCCCCCTCATTTCCCTAACTAAGCCCAGGAGACTGCTGGAGAGAGGACAGAAGGAAAGAGAGGAGGTGAGATGCTCACAAATAGGTGTGTCGGGAGGGGCAGTGTGCAGCACCATCGCTGGGAATTTTTACGCTAGGTGCATGTAGCTTGAGTGCATATGGTCAGCTGTCTGTATGGGCAGATAGAAGCGGGCAGGGGTCTTGGATCTGCTGGTGAGGGGCAGGTGTGAAAGGTTGGTGGATATCGCTTGCTATCTCACAGCTATGCGTTTTTTTGGGTGCAGGGACGGCAGGGTGCAATAGAATGATGTCTCATTATATTAGTGgtgtctgggaggaggaggagggattgCTATGGACTGATATGCTTACTATACAAGATTGCAAGCACATGCTGCGTAGGCATGGATGAGCACACATGTACACAGGCACCACACATGCCAAAGTAACGAGTCAGTGCGCTCCTGGCACATGACACATGAGTGTGTGACACGGGGCGGCCAGCACACACACAGTTAACATCTCATTCATCTTGTCCAGGTGAAGAGCTGACTCTGCTCTGCATCTTCATCCtcatcgtccccccccccccccctcactttcCTGCATCTCATCTACATTCACATCTAATAGGTCCAGAAGCTGCAGAGAGGAGACAGTGCGGGCTCACCAAGTGCTGGTGCACAGCGGCTGTCTGCTGTagaatgtgtatatacagtatacagtgtcagcTGTGCGGGTGCAATATTAGGGTggtgtataatatatgtacaggGAGTGTCAAGTCTGTATAGTACCAGGGTagtgtgtgctgtgtatgtgtACAGGATGTCAGCGGAGTACAGTACCAGGgtggtgtgtgctgtgtatgtatatatgggtaCAATACCAGGGTGTTatgtactgtgtatgtgtgtagtgtCAGGTGTGTACAGGATGAGTACAGTACCAGGGTGGTGTGTGcggtatatatgtgtagtgtgtaaaCAGCATGTAAGGTGGGTACAGTGCCAGGGTGGTatgtactgtgtatgtgtgtatagtgtCAGGTGGGTACAGGACCTGGGTGGTCTGGGCTGTATCTGTGTGCATTGTGTATACTGGGTGTCAGGTAGGTACAATACCAGGGTAGTGTGTACTTTGTATGTCTGTGGTGTGTATACAGGGCATCAGGTGGATACAGTAACAAGGTGTACTGATGTATAAGGAGTTTGTATACAGGGTTTCAGATTGGTACAGTACCAGGTTGGTGTGTACAATAatctatgtatgtgtatatatgtgcagaATGTAGTGGGCGATGGTCTGTGGGTAGAGtgctatatatatgtgctgtgcaTATAGGGAGTATTAGGTGGGTactataatgtatatatgtgctgtgtgtATAGGGGTGTCAGGTGGGTATAGTAATTTATCCAAGTGCTGTGTGTAAATGGGTTGTGAGGtagattgtattgtatatgtgctatatgtatAGGGAGTGTAAGATGGGTACAGTACAATATACAtgtgctgtgtgtacaggggGTGTCAGATGGGtacagtacagtatgtatgtgatgtgtataacaACTGCTGAGCCGTGTTTCTTCTGATGGCTCAtgtacatacagatatacagtagtatatgcactgtatatagctGGCTCTACTTGAATCTGATAAAGTGCAGTATGAtaaagccattgaaagcaattGAATAAAGTTAAGGAGGGTCCCTGATGTATGTACTTGGCGGCTAGAAGGAGGAGTCACATGGAGTGGTAGGAGGAGTTACAAAGAGTTGTAGGAGGAGTTAAAAGAAGTACTAGGAGGAGTTATAAAGAATTGTGGGAGGAGTTACTAGAAGTAATAGGAGGAGTTATAAAGAGTTGTGGGAGGAGTTACTAGAAGTAATAGGAGGAGTTATAAAGAGTTGTGGGAGGAGTTACTAGAAGTAATAGGAGGAGTTATAAAGAGTTGTGGGAGGAGTTACTAGAAGTAATAGGAGGAGTTATAAAGAGTTGTGGGAGGAGTAACTAGAAGTAATAGGAGCAGTTATAAAGAGTTGTGGGAGGAGTTACTAAAAGTAATAGGAGGAGTTACAAAGAGTTGTGGGAGGAGTTACTAAAAGTAATAGGAGGAGTTACAAAGAGTTGTGGGAGGAATTACATGGAAAGATGAAGGAGAAGCTTGTTAAGAGGAAGAGATATAAGGTTCAGATGAAGAAGAAAAGTAATAAAGAGGAGGAGTTACAGGGAATAATAGGAGGAGTTCTATGTAGAGGTGGAGGAGGGGTTataaagaggaggaggagttacagggAATAATAGGAATTATGTGGAGGAGGGGTTTTAAAGTGAGATATAGGAGGTATTTAAAGAGAAGGAGGAGTTACAGGGAATAATAGGAGGTGTTATATGTAGAGGTGGAGGAGGGGTTataaagaggaggaggagttacagtgAATAAAAGGAGGAACATTAtgtagaggtggaggaggagtTGTAAAGAGGGGGAAGAATTACAGCGAATACTAGTAGTATGTATATGGAGAGATGTAGGAAGAGTTCTGGGAAATAAGAATAGAAAGAAGTAATGTGGAGGGAACAATAAGGGGCTGTGCTGCAGAGAAGAATGGATGTAGAATAAGAGGAAGAGTTATAAGGAGCGATAGGAGGAGTATTGGGGGAAAATAGATGGAATATTAGGTGGATGTAAATGGAGaggttatatactgtaatacaaggAGGTGTCTGGATTAGGAGTTTATATGAAGTAATAGGAGGATTTATATGGCACAATATGGCATTCTGAAAAGTAGGAGGAGAAcagttaagggctagttcacacggggcaaaatggtcaggattttgacgcggaatcaatgggagccggtcatttcctttttccgcgagcggtttgttcctgctcgcggaaacaagaagcgagctgccctttcttcaggctgattccgcGTCTGATTCAGCCGCAGCTACATCCGCCTCGCgaacctccctcccgactacgcccattcatttgggcctaatccgaagcggaaagccgcgactgtcggaagccatgaCTGTTGCGGGTAGccgtggcaggcacattttggtccggattctgacgtgTCTTCCCGTGGCAAAATCTggaccattttactccatgtgaactagcccttatagagaATACTTATATAGGGAGATTCTATGCTATAAAGGAGTTAATAATAAGAGGTAAAAGTTGTATGGAATAACAAGGGAAACATTGATGTAATAGGAGAGGTTACAATATGGAGAGGTTATAATACTATTGAGAGATTACAGCTTTAGGTTACAGGTTATTTGTCTGTTTTGAAGTAATTCCCAGGCGTTGTAATAGTAACCAGTAAGTGAAGAGGGGGCGCTGTGGAGCTATCTGGTGGAGTCATATAATATTATGGGATTATGGGTTTATCCACAGTATTAATTGGTAGAGATGATTTACAGGAGGTCGCCGGACCTCTCATTATAAGTAAAGGTGACACTTAGTTTTGGAGGGCTGATCTACAGGAGCATGGTCCCAGTTCACACTGCATGTTCGTTTTCCTGGCAGCTATAATTAAAATCTAGTAACAGATGGAATTCATTATCTGCTTTCTTACCAGTGTCCCCATTACTAACACATGAGTGCTCGCTGCCCAGTGTATGAGTCTTGTCTTTCTTCAATCATTTCAGAAACCAGCTCTTGCTTTCCTTCTTGACGTCTCTCTTCTGGGTCCATCACCCACAATCTTCCACCACCTTCTTCTCAACCTTCTCCACTGGCTCCTATACCCATGGCAACACCTCCTGCAGACACGGGGCCTCCACCCGAGGCTGAGACTACGCCAGCAGAGCCCTCAGAGCCGGTATGCTCTActacggtggtggtggtggaggagccCGAGCCCGCTCAGGAGGCCGCTGCTGCAGAAGTCGAACCGTCAGTGACCATCCAGTCAAAATCTTCATCGCTTAATGACCTAAAGGCTCAGCCGGCAGCCAATGGAGGACCCCGAGCCCCTAGCCTGACTGGCTCTGAAGGACGGCTGGCTCAAGCTGCTTCAAATTCTCCCCGGCCAAGTCTTTGTCGACAAGGGTCTACTGCCACCGCCAGTGGCATTGAGGCAGAAAAGCCAAAGGACTATCTGCTCATTGCCATTCTGTCCTGTTTTTGTCCTATGTGGCCAGTCAACATCGTTGGCTTTGTCTACTCCATCATGGTAAGCTATGTGGCCATTGACTTATAATCATTTGTGGATATCATGTTGGTCCTTTACATTGTATTTGGCCCATTGTTGCATTATATAACAACCCATGCCCACAGTCTTTACCTTTACGAATGTGCCAAATGTATGGTGATGTATATCtgcttgtatataatatagaggatGAGTGTGCAGATGGTGGAAAAATGGTGCGTGTCATTTCGGTGCATCTTCTGGTCGTGGTCAACAGGTCTGTAAATGGGACCAACTCTTAGACAAGACTTTCCATTGCAATCACATTATTTACAGCCGCACCGTCCTGTTGTATGGTGCCCTGATGTTGTAGGATACCGTGATACCGAGATAGTGGATGTGGTTACCTCGGTGAGATCGGGTGATCTCCATGAGATGAATTAGAAGCACTGACATCTTGTGAGGCTTTGCACATTATTTACGTGGCCGGCAGAGACGGAAGAGAAAGGGTATATAGGGATTGAGGCAAACTAGACACTGAATCATTGTCAGAAGGCGAAAGGAAATATCAGATTCATTCCAGCATAAGATGGAGGTAGAAACGCGGCATATCGAGAGGGAGGAATCTTCATGAAGTGCAGAAGATCAATGGATATTTTTAAGATGGGCGCATTAAGTAAGATGGATTGAAATAAAATGAAAGCAATGAATATTAAGAGACAATTtcagatggatgatagataaaTGGCATGCAGAGCGGTAGGTGGACCTCTCATCTCTATGTAATACCAGGTTAGGTAGGTACAGAGGGAATTGAATGTGGAAATAATGTGAAGATGTGGATCAGACAAAAGGGAATATTCAGTGAGGCAGAAATAAAGCAACATGGCTGGAGCAGATAATATCACAGAAGAACAGATCCAGGAGGATGGCTTACTAAATGATGATGATGAGAGAAAAATGATGGGTGTAGAGAAATGGTTGGAGATGATGATGTGACATTGATGGTTTGTAAACAGGAGAATATTGTGTTAAGTGGAGGGAGGAACGGAGAACAAGGTGATGAAGAGATGGAAGTCGTCGTGTTACATTGAGTAAGGCAGCTGCACCAAGGGTGAGGCGTGTAGGTAGACCTGATGTGATGTCAGTAGGATCATTGAGGTTGGAGAGAGGGGATGGACATGATGGAGACGAAGACTTGAGAGGATGAACAGTGATGGAAGTGTTGGAAGATGATGACCAGTGAGGCTAGTGGTAGAAGATGATAGAGGTGAGAGGACAGACAGTGAAGGATGTGATGGAAAATGAAGATGATGACATAAAAGGATGGACATTGATTCTAGTGATGGCAGACGACAGTGAAGGAAGTGACAGGACGGACAGAGCTGCTGGTGATGGAAGACAATGACGTCAGAAGATGGGCAGTGAATAAAGTGGTGAAGATGACGGGAAGGGAATGGACAGTGAACTAAATGATGGACAGTGAAGGAAGACAATGATGTGAGAGAATGGACAGTGAGGGAAAGTGATGGAAGATGATGAATGATGTAAGATCATGTAAAGtaaccttagggccccttcacacggagtaaatgcatgtgtattttgtcaaaatacatgtgtaaaaaatacaaataaaataagactcccattaacttcaatgacatttttttacacgtgtaaaaaaaacacgtcaaaatacacgtgtaaaatgtcattgaagtcaatgggagtcttatttttacacgtttactttgccaaaatacacgcgcgtttactccgtgtgaaggggcccttatatatTAGATGATGTTGGACAAACCCTCTAGTTTTGGCATTAGTGACTGGCCAAATAATATGGGGGTGTAATGACTCCCCCTAAAGGCAGAAAATAATTCAGCATGCTGGATTGAGAATGGTGAGATGCATGGATGGATGAGGCATAATATGGAGGAGGACAGCTGATCTACACTCATTTTAATACTTACTTTTCTCAATGTTATGATTTCCATCCACGATCATTAACCCTACTGTTTTCCTTTATACTAGTCCCGTAACAGCCTCCAACAAGGTGACGTGGACGGGGCCCTCAGACTGGGACGCGTGGCCAAGCTGTTAAGTATTGTGGCGTTGGTGGGTGGACTCCTGATCATCACTGTGTCCTGTGTCATCAACTTTGGAAGTAAGTTTTGCAAATCTTACAACACAATGTTGAAAGGTCCCAAATAATGTGCAATATAGTAGGGAGAATATATTCCATATGTGTATGAtagatatgtatgtgtatgatagatatgtatgtgtatgatagatatgtatgtgtatgtatgtgtatgatagatatgtgtatgatagatatgtatgtgtatgtatgtgtatgatagatatgtgtatgtatgtgtatgatagaTATGTGTATGAAAGAGAAACAGCTAGGACATGGATGTATATAGACAGAGAGTTGGAACATCACTATTACATGGAATAAATCACATGCTGCCGTTGTCTATTGGATAGgtggatggataaatagatatatgGACAGATATAAGATAAACACACAGACATAGTTATAGTAAGACAGATGGGCGTTAGAGACAGCGACTTCTCCCCATTAATCAGACACAATACTGAGCTCCCTCTTAGTCATGACATGTCAGGGCTCCAGTAGAGCAGGGCTCGGCTTGGCTGCCAATGGCAGGAGTCAGCGAAGCGTGACAGACAGAGACACGCACAGGACACGCTGTCTCTCTTGTAATTTTACTTTCTATCAATCTCTCTCTATCCGTTCCTTCTTTTGAGGTCTCTTCTACTTCTCTGGTCCTGTCTCATCAGACACAGCTACATGTATCACAGGGGTCTTATATTTCATCACTATGGCGGTATGTCCTGTGTCCTATGTTGGCAGCCTAAACGAACAGTCTCTTCTACAAGACATCCAGTGAGGGAATACTGTTTTATGTAAAGTTCTTTTACATTTACGTAATCTTTATTTTGTGTAGTCCGGGGTCAGTCATTCACATCCACATTGGAGTCTTCGACTTCACCAAAAatcgttggagagaaaagtcctgtacaaAGGATTTTTCTATTGGTATAATTCTTGTATTTACATAGTATCGCAACCCCTTTTTTTGCCTCCGAGAATATATCACCCTGCTTTTTATGGACCCCCCCAGTATATTTGAAGCTCATACGCAATACATGGCCACCCATTTTTTCCACCCTACCCACCCAGTTTAGGACCCCTTTTCTCCCGCACCCGCACACAGAGTAGGAGACTATatgtttttactcacctgtcacAGGGCGTGCTGTAGCCACCATTGAAGAACGCCAGGACGTTGTACGTATTGTCCCAGCGTTCTTCAGCATCGTGGCCGAAGTGTAGCGCCACCTAGAAGTGGCAGCAGGGGGTGGCCTGGACAAGCGAATAAAAATTATTGGTTGTAacctattgcaataacacaatgtTGCAATGTTGCCCCCatccagtttattccat
This region of Leptodactylus fuscus isolate aLepFus1 chromosome 8, aLepFus1.hap2, whole genome shotgun sequence genomic DNA includes:
- the PRRT2 gene encoding proline-rich transmembrane protein 2; this encodes MATPPADTGPPPEAETTPAEPSEPVCSTTVVVVEEPEPAQEAAAAEVEPSVTIQSKSSSLNDLKAQPAANGGPRAPSLTGSEGRLAQAASNSPRPSLCRQGSTATASGIEAEKPKDYLLIAILSCFCPMWPVNIVGFVYSIMSRNSLQQGDVDGALRLGRVAKLLSIVALVGGLLIITVSCVINFGIL